A stretch of Coccidioides posadasii str. Silveira chromosome 2, complete sequence DNA encodes these proteins:
- the RPL26A gene encoding 60S ribosomal protein uL24 (EggNog:ENOG410PPNW~COG:J~BUSCO:15808at33183) → MTKINKELASSRRKSRKAHFGASSGERRVIMSAPLSKELREKHNVRSIPIRKDDEVTIVRGTNKGREGKITSVYRLKYVVHVERVTREKSNGQSVPIGIHPSKVVITKLKLDKDRESILERMGKGRETRAKTASA, encoded by the exons ATGACGAAGATCAACAAGG AACTGGCCTCTTCGCGCCGAAAGTCGCGCAAGGCCCATTTCGGTGCTTCCTCCGGCGAGCGACGAGTTATCATGAGCGCTCCATTGAGCAAGGAATTGAGAGAAAAGCACAAT GTTCGCTCAATACCCATTCGCAAGGACGACGAGGTCACCATCGTTCGCGGCACCAACAAGGGCCGTGAGGGCAAGATCACCAGCGTCTACCGCCTCAAGTATGTCGTTCACGTCGAGCGCGTGACTCGTGAGAAATCGAACGGCCAGAGCGTCCCTATCGGCATCCACCCCTCTAAAGTCGTCATCACCAAGCTCAAGCTGGACAAGGACCGCGAGAGCATCTTGGAGCGCATGGGCAAGGGAAGAGAGACCAGAGCGAAGACTGCGTCCGCATAA
- a CDS encoding uncharacterized protein (EggNog:ENOG410PU5X), with the protein MWYGYGFSSSAASSPSPSSLPPPPPPPSPNDSLLDISPRKTSFSTSSGRNTSCAFPSWPNRSSLFSDSDESASAFLSDEDLFVASTPDSVLSSDDDLSLPSSASDLTTEQQIGLIQAARENETQGFFAHVQAHARAQQALRVAQQAMAAQAGAKRKKRRVVTDKKRRAGSASSSSSSKASSKAV; encoded by the coding sequence ATGTGGTACGGCTACGGCTTCAGCAGCAGTGCTGCCTCTTCTCCATCACCCTCATCGCTCCCTCCACCACCTCCGCCACCATCTCCCAACGACTCCCTCCTCGACATCAGCCCCCGCAAGACATCCTTCTCCACGTCGTCTGGACGCAACACATCCTGCGCCTTCCCATCCTGGCCCAATCGATCCTCGCTCTTCTCAGACTCCGACGAGAGCGCCAGCGCGTTCCTGTCGGACGAGGATCTCTTCGTGGCCTCGACACCTGACTCGGTGCTCAGCAGCGACGACGACCTGTCGCTGCCGTCGAGCGCGTCGGATCTCACCACAGAACAGCAGATCGGCCTGATCCAAGCGGCACGCGAGAATGAGACGCAGGGGTTCTTCGCCCACGTTCAGGCGCACGCCCGGGCCCAGCAAGCCCTCCGGGTGGCCCAGCAGGCGATGGCAGCGCAGGCAGGAGCCAAGCGCAAGAAGCGACGCGTCGTCACAGACAAGAAACGCCGCGCTGGCTCGGCGTCCTCGTCGTCTTCATCCAAGGCGTCCTCCAAGGCCGTGTGA
- a CDS encoding uncharacterized protein (EggNog:ENOG410PQRQ~COG:A~BUSCO:15000at33183): MSGKLDTSLDEIINTTRASRRQRRRDSRSTRGKAASAPVGGVRKPARQAKAAAKAIPTAPSTGTGESKIIVSGLPSDVNEANIKEYFHQSAGPVKKVMVTYNQNGTSRGIASITFARPDTAAKAAKELNGLLIDKRPIKIEVVVDAARAPPVPPVKPLGERVVLPKAQPKPVSAAKSGRRDPRGRTRRGRNANRPKPKTAAELDAEMADYFEASEAAGAPTNGTAQPAANNEDMGMDEIS; the protein is encoded by the exons ATGTCTGGAAAACTTGACACATCTCTTGATGAAATCATCAACACCACCCGTGCTTCGCGCCGCCAGCGTCGCCGTGACTCCAGATCCACAAGAGGCAAAGCTGCCTCAGCTCCTGTTGGAGGTGTCAGAAAGCCGGCCCGCCAAGCCAAGGCTGCTGCAAAAGCCATCCCTACTGCACCGTCCACAGGAACGGGCGAGAGCAAAATCATCGTGAGCGGCTTG CCCTCCGATGTCAATGAAGCGAATATCAAG GAATACTTCCACCAATCCGCTGGACCGGTTAAAAAGGTCATGGTCACTTACAACCAGAATGGCACTAGCCGTGGTATTGCCTCGATTACTTTTGCTCGCCCAGACACCGCTGCCAAAGCTGCCAAGGAGCTCAATGGCTTATTGATTGACAAACGCCCGATCAAG ATTGAAGTTGTAGTCGACGCTGCCCGGGCTCCCCCGGTTCCTCCCGTCAAGCCACTCGGTGAACGTGTTGT CCTCCCAAAGGCCCAGCCTAAGCCTGTATCCGCTGCAAAGTCCGGCAGACGTGATCCCCGCGGACGTACACGACGTGGTCGTAACGCCAATCGCCCGAAGCCAAAAACTGCCGCCGAGTTGGATGCTGAGATGGCGGATTATTTCGAGGCCTCTGAGGCCGCCGGTGCGCCAACAAATGGAACTGCCCAGCCGGCAGCGAACAATGAAGATATGGGCATGGATGAGATTTCT TAA
- a CDS encoding uncharacterized protein (EggNog:ENOG410PTF1~COG:S~TransMembrane:1 (i7-28o)), protein MITDTELYKLAIFLGSCAMLLIVLYHFLEVNSQENNQDTVVTPSSLTKGPDKAQSTLNTTPTTAKTENR, encoded by the coding sequence ATGATTACCGACACtgagctctacaagctcgCCATTTTCTTGGGCTCCTGCGCGATGCTCCTCATCGTTCTCTACCACTTCCTAGAAGTGAACTCGCAAGAGAACAATCAAGACACAGTGGTCACACCCTCGTCGTTGACAAAGGGCCCCGACAAAGCCCAGTCGACCCTGAACACAACACCAACGACAGCGAAGACGGAGAATCGCTGA
- a CDS encoding uncharacterized protein (EggNog:ENOG410PNUA~COG:O) yields the protein MASTQVPEVLWAQRSSETEPAKNIIYLSLAVPDVPESSAKLDVTPTTVSFSGHSSTKNIDYKVDLELYAEIDVANSKRHHSARGVDLVLRKKEVKQEFWPRLLKESKKVHFVKTDFDKWVDEDEQEEAKEDDFSNMTGGLGGIDFSKLGGGDLSELEGDVAEEAQSDDDDEMPALEDDAPESSKPKIEEVS from the exons ATGGCTAGCACTCAAGTTCCAGAAG TTCTCTGGGCCCAGCGCTCCTCCGAAACTGAACCTGCTAAGAACATCATCTATCTCTCGCTTGCCGTTCCCGATGTGCCTGAATCTTCAGCCAAGCTCGACGTCACTCCCACGACTGTATCCTTTAGCGGACATTCGTCGACAAAGAACATAGATTACAAGGTCGATTTGGAATTGTATGCCGAGATTGACGTCGCAAACTCAAAGCGGCATCATTCAGCTCGTGGAGTCGATTTGGTGCTTCGAAAGAAGGAGGTGAAGCAAGAATTCTGGCCACGCCTGCTaaaagaaagcaagaaaGTGCACTTCGTTAAAACCGATTTCGACAAG TGGGTCGATGAAGACGAGCAAGAGGAAGCCAAGGAAGACGACTTTTCAAATATGACAGGCGGGCTCGGTGGCATCGACTTCTCCAAACTGGGCGGCGGCGACCTCTCTGAGCTAGAAGGAGATGTTGCCGAAGAGGCGCAATCC gatgacgacgacgagaTGCCTGCATTGGAAGACGACGCTCCAGAATCCTCCAAACCAAAGATTGAGGAGGTATCCTAA
- the VPS24 gene encoding Vacuolar protein-sorting-associated protein 24 (EggNog:ENOG410PNEV~COG:U~BUSCO:14148at33183) — protein sequence METLKAVFFKPDPAAQMRKCNALIRGNTRKLDRDIAQLKALDIKTKQFIVAASRRAQRNPARASQAAQETRIFAKELIRIRKQSARLNTSKAQLESVRMQVNEAFAVRKIEGSLRTSTGIMKDVNTLVRLPQLSETMRQLSLELVKAGIIEESIDDALPDDQLLEGEEEAADAEVDKVLQEILQGKLAKVEGPRVEEPLEEPAEEGFEDQEATLEQMRGRLEALKS from the exons ATGGAGACTCTTAAAGCGGTGTTCTTCAAGCCGGACCCGGCGGCCCAG ATGAGAAAATGTAACGCTTTAATTCGTGGTAATACTCGAAAATTGGACCGCGATATCGCGCAGCTCAAAGCCCTTGATATAAAGACGAAGCAGTTCATTGTCGCCGCCTCCCGCAGGGCACAACGGAACCCAGCACGGGCTAGCCAAGCAGCCCAGGAAACGAGGATATTCGCCAAAGAATTGATCAGGATTCGAAAACAAAGCGCACGCTTGAACACCAGCAAGGCGCAGCTGGAAAGCGTGAGAATGCAGGTCAACGAAGCCTTCGCCGTAAGGAAGATTGAAGGCAGTCTGAGGACGTCCACAGGGATTATGAAAGACGTCAATACGTTGGTCAGGTTGCCACAGTTATCAGAAACAATGCGGCAGTTAA GTCTGGAACTGGTCAAGGCCGGCATAATTGAAGAGAGTATAGACGATGCACTCCCAGACGACCAACTGCTGGAgggcgaagaagaagcagccGATGCGGAAGTGGATAAGGTGCTGCAGGAGATCTTGCAGGGCAAGCTTGCCAAGGTCGAGGGCCCGAGAGTGGAGGAGCCGCTGGAAGAACCAGCCGAGGAGGGGTTCGAAGACCAAGAAGCTACCCTCGAACAGATGCGTGGACGTCTGGAAGCTTTGAAGAGCTAA
- a CDS encoding uncharacterized protein (TransMembrane:1 (o67-93i)), whose amino-acid sequence MELALRRDGDGFGGPNPHCSGAGRAQYAHRPDRSIVIVQQELRALRCGIRQIEGFDLIAFAIGQTMPVAYCLLLPGFVLFWLVFCVFVFLFGIRPRFCSFPSAGPRDLT is encoded by the coding sequence ATGGAGCTGGCGCTGCGACGCGACGGGGATGGCTTCGGTGGGCCAAATCCCCATTGTTCGGGTGCTGGGAGAGCGCAGTATGCACACCGGCCTGATCGATCGATTGTGATAGTTCAACAGGAGTTGCGTGCATTGCGGTGTGGGATTCGTCAGATCGAGGGGTTTGACCTCATCGCCTTTGCTATCGGGCAAACTATGCCTGTTGCTTACTGCTTGCTGCTGCCGGggtttgttttgttttggcTTGTGTTTTGCGTttttgtctttcttttcGGAATTCGCCCGCGTTTTTGTTCCTTCCCCTCCGCCGGGCCCCGGGATTTAACCTGA
- a CDS encoding uncharacterized protein (BUSCO:417746at4751~EggNog:ENOG410PFET~COG:S~BUSCO:11934at33183), producing MPPKKAEQPKKKKQTVEDKTFGMKNKKGATAKKQIAQLQAQAQSNKSADQKRKDAEKARREKEKAAAEQAKKEAAELFKPVQVQKVPFGVDPKTVLCIFFKKGTCEKGKKCKFSHDPAVERKAEKRDLYSDSRDAENDKQNDTMDSWDEDKLRKVVLSKHGNPRTTTDKVCKYFIEAVENQKYGWFWTCPNGGDKCMYKHSLPPGFVLKTKEQKAAEKALLDKSPLKTLTLEEFLESERHKLTGNLTPVTEESFAKWKRERLDKKAAEEEARKAKEATGRALFESGNWKDSEDEDSEEDSDDEDQGAWNLEAMRKETEDLRDRSEQDRLAKLKGESLSNGIDPGSTSVAGAG from the exons ATGCCGCCCAAGAAGGCTGAACagccgaagaagaagaagcagacgGTGGAGGACAAG ACGTTTGGTATGAAAAAT AAAAAAGGAGCGACGGCGAAGAAACAAATAGCTCAACTCCAGGCACAAGCGCAATCAAACAAGAGTGCAGatcagaagagaaaggaCGCCGAGAAGGCGAGAcgagagaaggagaaggctgCCGCTGAGCAAGCCAAGAAGGAGGCAGCTGAACTCTTCAAACCAGTCCAGGTGCAAAAGGTGCCTTTCGGAGTCGACCCCAAGACAGTCTTATGCATATTTTTCAAGAAAGGCACATGCGAGAAGGGCAAGAAGTGCAAATTTAGCCATGATCCTGCGGTTGAGCGGAAGGCGGAGAAGAGGGATCTATATTCAGATTCTAGAGACGCCGAAAATGACAAGCAAAATGATACCATGGACAGCTGGGATGAGGATAAGCTACGAAAAGTGGTCTTGAGCAAGCATGGAAATCCGAGAACGACCACCGACAAGGTCTGTAAATACTTCATCGAGGCCGTGGAAAATCAGAAATATGGCTGGTTCTGGACGTGTCCGAATGGAGGAGATAAATGCATGTACAAACACAGTCTTCCACCAGG CTTTGTATTAAAAACCAAAGAACAAAAGGCCGCCGAAAAAGCCCTCCTCGATAAATCGCCTCTCAAGACGCTCACTCTGGAAGAATTCCTCGAGTCCGAACGTCATAAGCTTACAGGCAATCTTACGCCCGTCACGGAAGAGTCATTCGCGAAATGGAAACGAGAGCGTCTCGATAAGAAAGCTGCAGAGGAAGAAGCCCGTAAAGCTAAAGAAGCCACAGGTCGTGCCTTATTCGAAAGTGGGAACTGGAAGGATTCAGAAGATGAGGATAGCGAAGAGGATAGCGATGACGAGGATCAGGGTGCCTGGAACTTGGAAGCTATGCGGAAAGAGACAGAGGATTTGCGTGATAGATCGGAGCAAGACCGCCTCGCAAAGCTCAAAGGCGAGAGCCTTAGCAATGGAATCGATCCGGGCTCAACGTCCGTGGCGGGCGCAGGATAA
- a CDS encoding uncharacterized protein (EggNog:ENOG410PQTP~COG:S) — protein MSYSGYGFSSNSAHPSRQAISNTQSSSTPSSSWQNADRTYSQKEYGWQEQIPSLHGSNTSHSENPCWSSSNDAQIQSQNYPPQVTSRNSQSGQYTAPHSGVNQSHVSLDSSAVDALYNSTRAGSTAAPIPANPSSRANFYYSGAAQAQSRTPSPNVHPSYQQSGSSLDLADRSDSAQRSRNAAASAMTVLSSSVPARRFSQSVPVGSSSIYSDQTQPYISTVHNAASTRDSSLPEYSANPALAPRQNTTHQRPATSQPPAVEIGQRKDTLSSTTTNPVSYSSPSGQPFGTIPPPNPAHHSRHSQSIATTSAPSYGSSRPNIQSNSMYSPTPVDTRSPKSHVAHTQGNTDQHSSSEIHNQDATHINMSRRNNLHGESHGRRLSNSPSQTSLPTFVDPSKINYEQARASYSMHSTQAHQTPQTTFGESNEDTSVEQALVIALTGNTVQFQTETGERPVEAQAPPETSTNNQAETKSASYPRKPSPNRRCTLPAAQAERADANEPSQEMPQAAQTRKRGRPRKAPQDKLMNVPGAICPSRVLEPDLSTTAQDESTKGSMEENMASEMRQMIEKMRQWRSKDPSLFAKLWDDVKKGPSTDASQPPSASKASIANPAPKPANGQSSMDPPAQVTPAESLPDLGKFPAARRKRFAKNRLSNVYHAMPEMGSPKATTTPIQQQKVSQAKATVDENKRQPTHFETPEPRRTPLSSYNNTSQEDKVVQTTTTPIASLKEVQTPQDNNRPEPQPKPKETKASNIWPLAKRQALAEAACNYLQEVPQNAGKDCPTSLILNLIDQDPSYTQLCEMLEVKGLSVNRVHFAKHLLKAVPDLSSSAQPKRPANSDAITAPVGHPSEGNATTSVPVQSHPPSRPVSEAPRANTAPSPSIPPPTYNTKSQVQMTAPLTFHHFTGVSTTISQPPQSTLVASQDASQPTQSAAASSIPQSTNPATLPRPPPMANLQQSSKQAPPTSSQPFFPPLPPVAKLVPLPSETNSTTPSSNAPRFEPPKVVSSQVPMGQVVQSPITAHSFIHFDAKSSKVNAKRTSETSAPAPPPASAPPGSKEALAKKRNFSEIVDLTRSLSDDEDMVDVADVADAESASKIPRLDECRTTEPLVPATEPTPAPSSTVDLSRFKLAETTDVEKRDALRRRKDIVKPFNKAEALRKTYYNPKTIARDVLIAAGRHPTERPLNYHLLKLRVSFQAVDYNSDLRTFRWDLVDPGSPPPEVALAPLPSRPPIPSRPPNSDLNSDASTTELYNRESRGSEVTTTPQRAVHRQSAEIPKLNSSPSKRNVVQIRPFHTFSSNSTPLMPESTALPRRQRGRPAGSKNKPNATGSVSRAVEVVVRPGPYASPLYREYICSWKDCNAKLHNLETLKKHVVKLHVPPSNHSTPCQWSGCASSRSQHLFGAEELQEHLDKMHLRPMAWKYGEGPTTKGSVLSIDPENCSKDQNGRSYTPRISERGPHPALIFPAASSSIKSFNKIHGNKTERAKALEVLRALETKQARVGIGVNKGGCTLFNYKRLPTVVAFENVRRIIPAEKK, from the exons ATGTCTTACTCCGGATACGGCTTTTCCTCAAATAGTGCCCATCCTTCGAGACAAGCAATCTCAAATACTCAATCCTCTTCGACGCCGTCCTCTAGCTGGCAGAACGCGGACCGGACCTATTCTCAGAAAGAATACGGATGGCAAGAGCAGATTCCGAGCTTACACGGTTCCAATACGTCTCATTCGGAAAATCCTTGCTGGTCTTCGAGCAATGACGCTCAAATCCAAAGCCAGAATTATCCCCCACAGGTTACGTCCCGGAACTCGCAATCAGGGCAGTATACCGCTCCACATTCAGGTGTGAATCAATCTCACGTGTCACTTGACTCCTCGGCGGTGGACGCGTTGTATAACAGTACCAGAGCAGGATCGACCGCAGCTCCAATTCCGGCAAATCCTTCCAGCAGGGCAAACTTCTACTACTCCGGGGCCGCTCAGGCACAAAGCCGAACTCCCTCTCCCAATGTTCATCCGTCCTATCAGCAGAGTGGATCCTCCTTGGACCTAGCCGATCGGTCAGACTCTGCGCAACGATCTAGAAATGCTGCCGCGAGTGCTATGACTGTGCTCTCATCTTCCGTACCCGCCCGGCGCTTTTCACAAAGTGTTCCAGTAGGATCTTCATCGATTTACTCTGATCAAACGCAACCCTATATCTCTACTGTCCATAACGCCGCATCCACGAGGGACTCGAGTCTACCCGAATATTCGGCCAATCCTGCGCTAGCCCCTCGTCAGAACACGACGCATCAGCGACCGGCCACATCACAACCCCCTGCTGTTGAGATAGGCCAAAGGAAAGATACTTTGTCGTCCACGACCACAAACCCCGTGTCGTACTCGAGTCCCTCCGGGCAACCTTTCGGTACCATACCTCCACCGAACCCTGCACATCATAGCAGACACAGTCAGTCAATTGCTACAACTTCAGCACCTAGCTACGGGTCGTCACGCCCAAATATTCAATCAAACTCGATGTACAGCCCCACTCCCGTGGATACAAGAAGCCCAAAGTCGCATGTTGCGCACACACAGGGCAATACAGACCAGCACTCTAGCTCAGAAATTCACAATCAAGACGCAACCCACATAAACATGTCCCGTAGAAATAATCTCCACGGAGAAAGTCACGGACGCAGGTTGTCGAACTCCCCTTCACAAACGTCGCTACCAACCTTCGTCGATCCAAGCAAGATCAATTATGAACAAGCCAGGGCATCATACAGCATGCACAGTACACAAGCCCATCAAACTCCGCAAACTACTTTCGGGGAATCAAACGAAGATACATCAGTTGAACAAGCACTCGTCATCGCCCTAACAGGAAATACGGTGCAATTTCAAACCGAGACAGGCGAGAGGCCGGTAGAAGCACAGGCACCTCCTGAAACTTCGACAAATAACCAGGCCGAAACCAAGTCGGCAAGTTACCCCCGTAAACCCAGTCCAAACCGTAGATGCACCCT GCCTGCAGCCCAAGCCGAACGTGCGGACGCAAATGAGCCCTCTCAAGAGATGCCACAGGCGGCTCAGACTCGAAAAAGAGGCCGGCCCCGTAAGGCCCCTCAAGACAAGCTTATGAACGTGCCCGGAGCCATCTGCCCTTCGCGGGTATTGGAGCCTGATTTATCTACCACAGCTCAAGATGAGTCCACCAAAGGTTCGATGGAAGAGAATATGGCTTCTGAAATGAGACAAATGATCGAGAAGATGAGACAATGGAGGTCTAAAGACCCTTCCTTATTTGCAAAGCTGTGGGATGATGTTAAAAAG GGGCCTTCTACAGACGCTTCTCAACCTCCTTCAGCCAGCAAAGCGTCCATTGCGAACCCTGCGCCAAAGCCGGCGAACGGACAATCTTCCATGGACCCCCCCGCCCAGGTCACACCTGCAGAGAGCCTACCAGATCTTGGAAAGTTTCCGGCAGCAAGACGCAAACGGTTCGCAAAAAATCGGCTCTCTAATGTCTATCATGCTATGCCTGAAATGGGTTCGCCGAAGGCAACGACTACCCCAATACAGCAGCAAAAAGTTAGTCAAGCGAAGGCGACTGTTGATGAAAATAAGCGTCAACCAACACACTTTGAAACTCCAGAGCCACGCCGCACACCATTATCATCCTATAATAACACCTCCCAGGAAGATAAAGTGGTCCAAACTACCACTACTCCAATTGCTTCGTTAAAGGAAGTGCAAACACCTCAAGATAACAATCGCCCAGAGCCTCAACCCAAGCCGAAGGAAACGAAAGCGTCGAATATCTGGCCGCTTGCAAAACGTCAGGCATTAGCTGAAGCGGCATGTAATTACCTCCAAGAGGTCCCGCAGAATGCGGGGAAGGACTGCCCGACATCTCTAATTCTCAATTTAATCGATCAGGATCCGTCATATACACAGCTCTGCGAGATGCTTGAAGTTAAGGGGCTCTCTGTGAACAGAGTACATTTTGCAAAACATCTCCTCAAAGCAGTTCCTGACCTATCAAGCAGTGCCCAACCGAAGCGGCCTGCGAATTCAGATGCTATTACGGCCCCTGTTGGCCACCCTTCAGAGGGTAATGCTACGACCAGTGTTCCTGTGCAATCCCACCCACCATCCAGGCCAGTTTCAGAGGCTCCACGGGCTAATACAGCGCCGTCCCCTTCTATTCCCCCTCCAACATATAACACAAAAAGTCAGGTCCAAATGACTGCTCCCCTTACTTTTCACCATTTTACTGGAGTTTCAACCACAATTTCTCAGCCACCTCAGAGCACTCTGGTTGCCTCACAAGATGCGAGCCAGCCCACTCAAAGCGCGGCTGCTTCATCCATACCGCAGTCTACAAACCCGGCAACTCTACCCAGGCCACCCCCTATGGCTAATTTACAACAGTCCTCAAAGCAAGCACCGCCAACGTCATCACAGCCAttttttcctcctcttccgcCCGTTGCTAAACTTGTTCCCCTTCCATCAGAAACCAACTCCACAACCCCCTCAAGCAATGCTCCTCGGTTTGAACCTCCTAAAGTTGTGTCATCTCAGGTTCCAATGGGACAGGTGGTTCAGTCCCCTATTACGGCTCACTCGTTCATCCACTTCGACGCTAAATCTTCCAAGGTCAATGCCAAACGCACTTCGGAAACATCTGCACCCGCACCGCCACCGGCGAGTGCACCGCCAGGGTCAAAGGAAGCACTAGCAAAAAAGCGCAATTTCTCCGAGATTGTGGACTTGACACGGTCGCTGAGCGATGATGAGGATATGGTGGATGTTGCAGATGTTGCAGATGCGGAATCTGCTAGCAAAATACCACGTTTAGATGAGTGCAGAACGACAGAGCCATTGGTGCCAGCCACCGAGCCCACACCGGCGCCGTCAAGTACTGTGGACCTATCCAGATTTAAACTCGCTGAAACAACCGATGTGGAGAAAAGGGACGCATTGCGACGCCGCAAGGATATAGTGAAGCCTTTCAATAAAGCTGAGGCATTGAGAAAGACTTACTACAACCCGAAAACGATTGCGAGGGACGTCCTGATCGCGGCAGGCCGACATCCGACCGAACGACCATTAAACTACCATCTACTCAAACTACGAGTGAGTTTTCAAGCAGTGGACTATAATTCAGACCTGCGAACGTTTCGATGGGACCTCGTTGACCCTGGCTCTCCGCCCCCAGAAGTGGCCCTTGCACCTCTACCTTCCCGCCCGCCGATTCCTTCCCGGCCGCCAAACTCCGACCTAAACTCCGACGCCTCCACGACCGAATTATATAATCGAGAGTCACGTGGTTCGGAAGTGACCACCACACCTCAACGCGCTGTGCATCGCCAGAGTGCTGAAATCCCCAAGCTCAATTCATCGCCTTCCAAGAGAAACGTCGTACAGATCCGTCCATTTCatactttttcttcaaaTTCTACTCCTCTGATGCCCGAATCGACGGCGCTGCCGCGTCGTCAGCGAGGTCGACCAGCAGGGTCGAAGAACAAACCAAACGCCACCGGCTCAGTCTCAAGAGCCGTGGAAGTCGTCGTCCGACCAGGCCCATATGCATCTCCCCTCTACAGAGAGTATATTTGCTCCTGGAAGGATTGCAATGCCAAACTACATAACCTGGAGACGCTGAAGAAGCATGTGGTGAAGCTGCATGTTCCTCCCAGCAATCATTCTACTCCGTGCCAGTGGTCAGGCTGCGCATCGTCTCGGAGCCAACACCTTTTTGGCGCTGAGGAGCTTCAAGAACACTTGGATAAGATGCATCTGCGCCCGATGGCCTGGAAATATGGCGAAGGTCCCACGACGAAAGGATCTG TTCTATCTATCGACCCGGAAAACTGTTCTAAAGACCAAAACGGCCGGTCATACACACCGCGGATATCAGAGCGAGGGCCCCATCCGGCGCTAATATTCCCCGCAGCATCGTCATCCATCAAATCTTTCAACAAGATCCATGGTAACAAAACTGAGAGGGCGAAGGCTTTGGAAGTACTAAGGGCTTTGGAAACAAAACAGGCGCGAGTTGGAATTGGAGTGAACAAAGGTGGATGCACTCTTTTTAATTACAAGAGACTACCGACAGTTGTGGCTTTTGAGAACGTTCGAAGGATAATACCCGCGGAAAAGAAATAA